A window of the Puniceicoccus vermicola genome harbors these coding sequences:
- a CDS encoding FAD-dependent oxidoreductase gives MNHPDNPLRYYRRPEKQLDLNLDVDLCVFGGNSGGIIAAITAKRYGLSVALLEPGYHLGGLTAGGLSYTDIGNKFAIGGLSREFFQRMGTHYGQDECWLQEPHKVDQTFRQWLEEVGVECHFESFVSEVEMANKRIVRIKTENGITVSAKQFIDATYEGDLMAKAGVSYTVGREDNSTHGETLNGQQMRDKHQFELEVDPYLIEGKPDSGLLPYIDDAPYEQGKGDKRVQAYNFRLCLTDDPNKQIPFTEPDGYDRSRYELLARYCEAGFEPTLQKFDHCIKRKFDMNNHGAVSSDYIGMNHDFPEADYATREKIFQEHVQWVKGLMWFRLTDPVVPAVSRERYSQFGWSCEDFVETGGFSHALYVREARRLVSDLVMNESHCIGKEKVEDAIGLAAYTMDSHNCRRLVIDGKVRNEGDVQVKSGPPYPISYRSIIPKQGECENLFVPFCLSASHIAFGSIRMEPVFMILSQSAVEAAIIAMEKDLRVQEVPYDALRKRLVAAKQVIDPVPPVKNIQAGE, from the coding sequence ATGAATCATCCTGATAACCCTCTTCGCTATTACCGCCGCCCCGAGAAACAGCTCGATCTCAACCTCGACGTCGATCTCTGTGTTTTCGGAGGCAACTCCGGCGGGATTATCGCCGCCATCACCGCCAAACGCTATGGCCTCTCCGTCGCACTTCTCGAGCCCGGCTATCATCTCGGGGGTCTGACCGCGGGGGGCCTCTCGTATACCGACATTGGCAATAAGTTCGCCATCGGGGGCCTCTCCCGCGAATTCTTCCAGCGGATGGGAACCCACTACGGGCAGGATGAGTGCTGGCTTCAGGAACCCCACAAAGTTGACCAGACCTTCCGCCAATGGTTGGAGGAAGTCGGAGTCGAATGTCATTTCGAAAGCTTCGTCTCCGAAGTTGAGATGGCCAATAAGCGGATCGTTCGGATTAAAACCGAGAACGGTATCACCGTCTCCGCCAAGCAGTTCATTGACGCTACCTACGAAGGCGATTTGATGGCCAAGGCTGGTGTCAGCTACACCGTCGGCCGGGAAGACAACTCCACCCATGGGGAAACGCTCAACGGCCAGCAGATGCGCGACAAGCACCAGTTTGAGCTCGAGGTAGATCCCTACCTCATCGAGGGCAAGCCAGACAGCGGACTCCTCCCCTACATCGACGACGCACCCTACGAACAGGGTAAGGGCGACAAGCGAGTGCAGGCCTACAATTTCCGTCTATGCCTGACCGACGACCCGAACAAACAAATCCCCTTCACCGAACCCGATGGATACGATCGCAGTCGTTACGAACTTCTCGCCCGCTACTGCGAGGCCGGATTCGAGCCGACGCTGCAAAAGTTCGATCACTGCATCAAACGGAAGTTCGACATGAACAATCACGGAGCCGTTTCTTCCGATTATATCGGGATGAATCACGACTTCCCGGAAGCCGACTACGCCACCCGTGAAAAGATTTTCCAAGAACACGTCCAATGGGTGAAAGGCCTTATGTGGTTCCGCTTGACCGATCCGGTCGTGCCCGCGGTCTCCCGCGAGCGTTACAGCCAATTCGGCTGGTCCTGTGAGGATTTCGTCGAGACCGGAGGTTTCTCTCACGCTCTCTACGTCCGGGAAGCCCGCCGTCTCGTCAGCGATTTGGTCATGAACGAGAGCCACTGCATTGGGAAAGAGAAGGTGGAAGACGCCATCGGACTAGCCGCCTACACCATGGATTCTCACAATTGCCGCCGCCTTGTCATCGATGGAAAGGTGCGCAACGAGGGAGACGTTCAGGTAAAGTCGGGCCCTCCCTACCCCATTTCCTACCGGTCGATCATCCCGAAGCAGGGCGAGTGCGAAAACCTCTTCGTTCCCTTCTGCCTCTCGGCCTCCCACATTGCCTTTGGCTCCATCCGGATGGAACCGGTCTTCATGATCCTCTCCCAGTCCGCCGTCGAAGCGGCCATCATCGCCATGGAGAAGGACCTACGGGTCCAGGAAGTCCCCTACGACGCCCTCCGCAAGCGCCTCGTCGCCGCGAAGCAAGTCATCGACCCGGTTCCCCCAGTGAAGAACATCCAGGCGGGCGAGTAG
- a CDS encoding Gfo/Idh/MocA family protein gives MNQTQSNQNLPQAALIGISGYGRTHLRTLEALQTEGVLQIAAATVVNRSEEEESCQRLESQGCRIYPDYEMMLREEKGRIDLCCIPTGIAWHRPMTLAALEAGCHVLVEKPAAGTVDEIDEMIEAQKAAGKMVFVGFQDFYLDTVIEIKKKILAGRIGEVKSIRSIGSWPRPKSYYTRNNWAGKIRSNGHLVYDSPANNAFAHYLIATLNFAGEKMSSIASAKEVEAELYRLPGIETFDTISARVVTENGIEIDYAVTHKGIRTIEPTLDILGTEGRIRWNFDKKFTIFPDEEEIISIGADFSRESMFRKVIESIHTGTHQGCSLEMAREHTKLIQTIHQKFTISEFPADLVRQGELAGEAFPHVEGIEEALEEILRKGGMISDSLSAQPSA, from the coding sequence ATGAATCAGACCCAGTCGAATCAAAACCTTCCTCAAGCCGCATTAATCGGAATCAGCGGCTATGGACGGACTCATCTAAGAACCCTCGAAGCACTACAGACGGAGGGCGTTTTACAGATTGCCGCAGCCACCGTCGTCAATCGATCCGAGGAAGAAGAAAGCTGCCAGCGTCTGGAGAGCCAAGGCTGCCGCATCTACCCGGACTATGAAATGATGCTGAGAGAGGAAAAGGGTCGTATCGATCTTTGCTGTATTCCGACAGGGATCGCTTGGCACCGGCCCATGACTCTGGCCGCACTCGAAGCGGGATGCCATGTTCTCGTCGAAAAGCCTGCGGCCGGAACCGTCGATGAGATCGACGAAATGATCGAAGCTCAAAAGGCCGCCGGAAAGATGGTCTTCGTCGGATTTCAGGATTTCTACCTCGATACGGTGATAGAAATCAAAAAGAAGATCCTCGCCGGTCGAATCGGTGAGGTTAAATCGATTCGTTCAATCGGCAGCTGGCCACGTCCAAAGAGCTACTATACCCGCAACAATTGGGCAGGCAAGATTCGCAGCAACGGACACCTCGTATACGATTCTCCCGCCAACAATGCCTTTGCCCATTACCTCATCGCCACGCTGAACTTTGCCGGTGAGAAAATGAGTTCCATCGCTTCCGCCAAGGAAGTCGAAGCAGAGCTTTATCGCCTTCCCGGCATTGAGACTTTTGACACCATCTCCGCGCGAGTCGTGACTGAGAACGGAATTGAGATCGACTACGCCGTCACTCACAAAGGAATTCGAACTATCGAACCGACCCTCGATATTCTCGGAACCGAGGGACGGATTCGTTGGAATTTCGACAAGAAGTTCACCATCTTCCCGGATGAAGAAGAAATCATCAGCATCGGGGCGGATTTCAGCCGCGAGTCGATGTTTCGCAAAGTGATCGAATCGATCCATACCGGAACGCATCAGGGATGCAGCCTCGAGATGGCACGGGAACACACGAAGCTCATCCAAACCATCCATCAGAAGTTCACGATTAGTGAGTTCCCCGCCGATTTAGTCCGGCAAGGGGAACTGGCAGGTGAAGCCTTCCCCCATGTAGAAGGCATCGAAGAAGCACTTGAAGAGATCTTGCGCAAAGGCGGGATGATCTCCGACTCCCTATCCGCGCAGCCCTCCGCGTAA
- a CDS encoding DNA-3-methyladenine glycosylase I, translating into MKHRCEWCGTDPLYEKYHDLEWGVPVYDDQILFEFLILEGAQAGLSWLTILKKRENYRKALDGFDCKKIAQYGDPDRKRLLADAGIVRNRLKIDATIRNAQGTLAIQKEFGSLSQFLWSYVDGTPIQNHWKDISEVPVSTPISDQMSKDLKKREFNFVGSTICYAFMQAVGMVNDHTVDCFRHAEVKSRI; encoded by the coding sequence ATGAAACATCGTTGCGAATGGTGCGGGACGGATCCCCTCTATGAAAAGTATCACGATCTAGAATGGGGCGTTCCCGTTTACGATGATCAGATCCTCTTTGAGTTCCTGATCCTCGAAGGCGCTCAAGCGGGCCTGAGCTGGCTAACGATCCTCAAAAAGCGCGAAAACTATCGAAAGGCTCTCGATGGATTCGACTGCAAAAAAATCGCTCAGTATGGAGACCCTGACCGTAAGCGTCTCCTCGCCGATGCCGGGATCGTCCGCAATCGCCTCAAGATTGACGCGACCATCCGCAACGCTCAGGGCACCCTGGCGATCCAGAAAGAGTTTGGATCCCTCTCCCAATTTCTCTGGAGCTATGTCGATGGAACCCCTATCCAAAATCATTGGAAAGATATCTCTGAAGTGCCGGTCAGCACCCCGATCTCGGATCAAATGAGCAAAGACCTCAAAAAACGGGAATTCAATTTCGTCGGCTCCACGATCTGCTACGCTTTCATGCAGGCGGTGGGAATGGTCAACGATCACACGGTCGACTGTTTTCGCCATGCCGAAGTGAAATCGAGGATCTAA
- a CDS encoding AraC family transcriptional regulator, protein MSQSKSLPPLPFREWKFLDAQLIWVYEGVPQVANQRSVSNRYFTAWGLLQGEVVLAAGGEEVRISAGDWVLLPPGTSERQFSEDARILSIHFEARWITDQALFELRVPIRFSRSETRGWRELMQPMLATIRKHHPHAYNRLQWEEMDFERYVDLQGNFQRWLARLWGEMQRRGELFFLPQNDDPRSMEIKMRVDAKPLHLPFRLENLAEEFGLSAAQVNRIFFSAFRTTPKQYFERRRLAQVKGALLSSSQQVKEIAFGAGFRHQSEFSSWFKKQTGSSPSEFRKRN, encoded by the coding sequence ATGAGTCAAAGCAAGTCACTGCCTCCGTTACCCTTCCGGGAGTGGAAGTTTCTGGATGCGCAATTGATCTGGGTCTACGAAGGAGTTCCTCAGGTGGCGAACCAGAGGAGCGTCTCTAATCGATATTTTACCGCTTGGGGCTTACTTCAGGGGGAGGTGGTGTTGGCGGCAGGGGGAGAAGAGGTCCGGATTTCTGCTGGCGATTGGGTTCTCCTGCCTCCGGGGACCAGTGAACGCCAATTCTCCGAGGACGCCCGGATTCTCTCAATCCATTTTGAGGCTCGCTGGATTACCGACCAGGCCCTCTTTGAGCTTCGGGTGCCCATCCGGTTCAGTCGATCCGAGACCCGGGGATGGCGGGAGCTGATGCAACCGATGCTGGCGACCATCCGGAAACACCATCCCCATGCCTACAATCGGCTGCAATGGGAGGAGATGGATTTCGAACGCTACGTCGATTTACAGGGCAATTTTCAGCGGTGGCTGGCTCGCCTATGGGGGGAGATGCAGCGACGCGGGGAGCTTTTCTTCCTCCCGCAGAACGATGATCCCCGTTCCATGGAGATCAAAATGAGGGTCGACGCAAAGCCACTTCATCTCCCGTTTCGCCTGGAGAATCTGGCTGAGGAGTTTGGCCTAAGCGCCGCGCAGGTGAATCGAATCTTTTTCAGCGCCTTCAGGACGACCCCGAAGCAATATTTTGAGAGGCGCCGCCTGGCTCAGGTCAAAGGAGCACTTCTTTCCTCCTCTCAACAGGTCAAGGAAATCGCTTTCGGGGCCGGGTTTCGCCATCAATCCGAATTTTCTTCTTGGTTTAAAAAACAAACTGGGTCCTCTCCCTCTGAATTTAGGAAAAGGAATTAG
- a CDS encoding malonyl-CoA decarboxylase, with the protein MNISSKADETGARGWSRIPSVFGIQKRTPAEKEQQSRERHLRSIREVITACIEERGGRVAASLSAAKLAQQYQKWDDAEKDIFYHLLLHEFDCDGKKIREAAQSLCETPEEQVPEKASSLRSQLTPPRVELFRQWTMMPAGVKFLVDLRADLLPAKKENPDLKRLDNDLKEILKSLFNVGILKLQPMGWNSPAALLEKLIRYEAVHEIQSWDDLRNRLDNDRRCFGFFHPNMAEEPLIFVEVALCRGIAESVHTLLDTEAKVLDPDSADTAVFFSISNTQKGLAGIPFGSFLIKQVVDRLQHDLPNIKRFITLSPIPGFRNWLEGEEAPQFISQIDPKILAAAGIHDPEDVPAFFQNFDWGQADKADEAVQTLLRGLAFHYLTEAKRPGRETALDPVAHFHISNGARIEQLNWAANVSDRGLRESFGLMVNYRYKLERIEKHHEDYASKGLIHTSRQLKPLRLKS; encoded by the coding sequence ATGAACATCAGCAGCAAAGCAGATGAAACCGGTGCCCGCGGGTGGTCGCGGATTCCCAGTGTTTTCGGAATCCAGAAGCGCACCCCAGCCGAGAAAGAGCAACAATCGCGCGAGCGCCACCTCCGGTCAATCCGCGAGGTGATCACCGCCTGTATCGAAGAGCGTGGCGGTCGGGTGGCCGCTTCGTTGTCAGCCGCGAAACTAGCGCAGCAATACCAAAAGTGGGACGATGCGGAGAAGGACATCTTCTACCACCTACTCCTCCACGAATTTGATTGTGACGGGAAGAAAATCCGCGAGGCAGCCCAAAGTCTCTGCGAGACTCCGGAGGAACAAGTCCCTGAGAAGGCCTCTAGCCTCCGATCGCAACTAACGCCTCCGCGGGTCGAACTCTTCCGCCAATGGACGATGATGCCGGCCGGAGTAAAGTTTCTCGTCGATCTTCGGGCAGACCTTCTGCCGGCAAAGAAAGAAAATCCCGACCTCAAACGTCTCGATAACGACCTCAAAGAAATCCTCAAGTCCCTCTTCAACGTCGGCATTCTGAAACTACAGCCCATGGGCTGGAACTCACCAGCGGCCCTGCTGGAGAAATTGATCCGCTACGAGGCCGTCCACGAGATCCAAAGCTGGGACGACCTCCGCAACCGGCTGGATAATGACCGCCGCTGCTTTGGCTTCTTTCACCCGAACATGGCCGAAGAGCCCCTGATTTTCGTCGAAGTCGCCCTTTGCCGCGGCATCGCCGAAAGCGTCCACACCCTTCTCGACACCGAGGCCAAAGTCCTCGATCCGGATTCCGCTGACACCGCTGTCTTCTTCTCCATCTCCAACACGCAGAAAGGATTAGCCGGAATCCCTTTCGGGAGTTTTCTCATCAAGCAAGTCGTCGACCGGCTTCAACATGACCTGCCGAACATCAAACGGTTCATCACTCTATCGCCCATTCCTGGATTCCGCAATTGGTTGGAAGGTGAAGAAGCTCCTCAATTCATCTCCCAGATCGATCCAAAAATCCTCGCCGCGGCCGGGATCCATGATCCCGAAGATGTCCCCGCATTCTTCCAGAACTTCGACTGGGGCCAAGCCGACAAAGCGGATGAAGCCGTCCAGACCCTTCTCCGGGGCCTAGCCTTTCACTATCTCACCGAAGCCAAACGCCCCGGACGTGAAACAGCCCTGGACCCAGTGGCTCACTTCCACATCAGCAACGGCGCCCGCATCGAGCAACTCAACTGGGCCGCCAACGTCTCCGACCGAGGACTCCGCGAATCCTTCGGCCTCATGGTCAACTACCGCTATAAACTCGAACGCATCGAGAAACACCACGAGGACTACGCCAGCAAAGGCCTCATCCACACCTCGAGGCAACTAAAGCCCCTCCGCCTCAAATCATAA
- a CDS encoding glycoside hydrolase family 57: protein MKSKILFLPHGNLQYSQLDPARRPWVIDQSYAPLFDLVEKNGIKIGFEASGETLKVMAETRPKVLEQLKALMDAGQVEGVGSPFTHIMLANLPPEMGLASLKDGLDAWEKYTGHRPRLGWNPECSWADFLPEIFQEAGFDSLVMDGDSFFLSFPEIREATGLDYDVRGHSNKSKLFRIAEYIKDKPQYHRFLTNVSRTPSGLNLLFRVDFFANPMLWYLMGATEGTRDQPVALSEIQELLSFWKTKVEGSGSFIIPYAEDAEYIGTSAYFYVKQFGHARFFEHEPESVDRFEALLKTASECGFEFATPSELIEGSEVIELSKNQISTIERGSAWHGGTARAWLNTSHARVLDPVCMAVFQGVQRLKDEFEEGSEAARWVDQARREVTSAYVSDSRWPPAPTSPGRFNVQESIEDLKKANTSLEKAMQAAGIADQRSLYSPSIMRTQILSVEEELMALEYFGEKTGELSQKTSEV, encoded by the coding sequence ATGAAATCAAAAATCCTGTTTCTTCCCCATGGTAATCTTCAGTATAGCCAGTTGGATCCTGCCCGCCGCCCTTGGGTCATCGATCAGTCTTATGCCCCGTTGTTCGACCTCGTCGAGAAGAACGGGATAAAGATCGGATTTGAGGCGTCGGGAGAAACATTGAAAGTAATGGCCGAAACCCGGCCCAAGGTTCTTGAGCAATTGAAGGCGTTGATGGACGCGGGCCAGGTCGAAGGAGTTGGCTCTCCCTTTACCCATATCATGCTGGCTAACTTACCCCCGGAAATGGGTCTAGCTAGCTTGAAAGACGGTCTTGACGCTTGGGAAAAATATACGGGACACCGTCCGCGTCTGGGCTGGAACCCAGAGTGCAGCTGGGCGGATTTCCTTCCGGAGATTTTTCAGGAAGCGGGTTTTGACTCTCTCGTGATGGATGGTGATTCGTTCTTCCTGAGTTTTCCGGAAATTCGTGAAGCCACGGGTCTGGACTACGATGTTCGCGGTCACAGCAATAAGAGTAAGTTGTTCCGGATTGCCGAGTATATTAAGGACAAGCCGCAGTATCACCGTTTCCTGACCAACGTTTCGCGCACGCCTTCCGGTTTGAATCTCCTTTTCCGCGTCGATTTCTTTGCCAACCCGATGCTGTGGTATCTGATGGGAGCGACCGAGGGCACCCGTGACCAACCTGTAGCGCTTTCGGAGATCCAGGAATTGTTAAGCTTTTGGAAGACAAAAGTGGAAGGATCGGGGAGCTTTATCATCCCTTACGCGGAGGATGCCGAGTACATTGGTACAAGTGCGTACTTTTATGTGAAGCAGTTTGGGCATGCCCGCTTTTTCGAGCATGAGCCGGAAAGCGTGGATCGCTTTGAGGCGCTCCTCAAGACGGCCTCCGAGTGCGGTTTCGAGTTCGCGACGCCCTCCGAGCTAATTGAAGGTTCGGAGGTCATCGAACTATCGAAGAATCAGATTTCCACAATCGAGAGAGGAAGCGCTTGGCATGGTGGAACGGCCCGTGCCTGGTTGAATACCTCCCATGCCCGGGTGCTGGATCCGGTTTGTATGGCGGTCTTTCAAGGAGTCCAGCGCCTGAAGGATGAGTTTGAAGAGGGCTCGGAGGCTGCCCGTTGGGTGGATCAGGCTCGGCGGGAAGTGACCTCGGCCTATGTTTCCGATTCCCGTTGGCCTCCCGCGCCGACCTCACCTGGCCGATTCAATGTGCAGGAGAGTATTGAAGACCTGAAGAAGGCCAATACTTCGCTCGAAAAAGCCATGCAGGCCGCGGGTATTGCTGATCAGCGATCTTTGTATTCGCCGAGTATCATGCGCACCCAGATTCTCTCCGTCGAGGAAGAGCTGATGGCTCTCGAGTATTTCGGGGAGAAGACCGGAGAGCTTTCCCAGAAGACTTCTGAGGTCTGA
- a CDS encoding sulfatase family protein translates to MNPLNVVYLHAHDAGRYVQPYGYGVSTPNLQKLAEEGMLFRQAFCANPTCSPSRACLLSGQSAHVNGMLGLAHRGFAMDRYEDTLGNFLKENGWHTALTGVQHITLEGSATLETTGYDEFLDRDRNAEGFYWPRHENDCDVITRSAEEFLERDHEKPFFLDVGYFPPHRAGQGEFPSTVQTPNPAYVKPPAHLPDTEETRQDFANYMASVETFDQFAGRVIDAIDRNGLAENTLVIATTDHGIAFPDMKCRLTDHGTGVMLILRGPEGFVGGKVTDSMVSHLDIFPTVCDLLDLPAPDRLEGKSLKALAENPDASLREYLFSEVNVHAAYEPMRAVRSQRWKYIRHYEPRPHVTLPNCDDGLAKTYLCEHGWADHGPKKEELYDLVLDPTEANNLAKDPDHAADLATMSAQLDEWMTATDDPLLKGPLDLTGCIVTPADAYSPAG, encoded by the coding sequence ATGAATCCCCTCAATGTCGTCTATCTTCACGCCCACGATGCGGGTCGTTACGTTCAACCTTATGGATACGGTGTTTCCACTCCGAACCTGCAAAAATTGGCAGAGGAAGGGATGCTCTTTCGCCAAGCTTTTTGTGCGAATCCGACCTGTTCTCCGAGTCGCGCTTGTCTCCTCTCGGGGCAGTCGGCACACGTGAACGGGATGCTGGGTCTGGCCCACCGTGGATTTGCGATGGACCGTTATGAAGACACGCTGGGAAACTTTTTGAAGGAGAATGGCTGGCATACCGCTTTGACGGGGGTTCAGCACATTACCCTGGAAGGTAGTGCGACCTTGGAAACGACCGGATACGACGAATTCCTGGATCGCGACCGAAACGCAGAGGGCTTCTATTGGCCTCGACACGAGAACGATTGCGACGTGATTACCCGTTCGGCCGAAGAGTTTCTTGAGCGAGATCACGAAAAACCGTTCTTTCTCGACGTTGGATATTTCCCTCCGCACCGAGCGGGGCAGGGCGAGTTTCCCTCGACGGTTCAAACTCCCAATCCGGCCTACGTGAAGCCGCCGGCTCATCTGCCGGATACCGAGGAAACTCGTCAGGATTTTGCCAATTACATGGCCAGTGTGGAAACCTTTGATCAGTTTGCGGGTCGGGTCATCGATGCGATTGATCGGAATGGCCTTGCTGAGAATACTCTCGTCATCGCCACCACTGATCATGGGATCGCGTTTCCGGATATGAAGTGTCGCCTGACCGATCACGGAACGGGTGTGATGCTGATCCTGCGCGGACCGGAGGGCTTCGTCGGTGGCAAGGTCACGGATTCGATGGTTTCTCACTTGGACATTTTCCCGACGGTGTGTGACTTGCTGGATCTGCCGGCACCCGACCGGTTGGAGGGGAAGTCACTGAAGGCTTTGGCGGAGAATCCCGATGCTTCGTTGAGGGAGTATTTGTTTTCTGAGGTCAACGTCCATGCGGCTTATGAACCCATGCGTGCGGTTCGTTCGCAGCGATGGAAATATATTCGCCACTATGAGCCGCGTCCGCATGTGACTCTGCCCAACTGCGATGACGGACTCGCCAAAACTTATCTCTGCGAACATGGGTGGGCCGATCATGGCCCCAAGAAGGAGGAACTCTACGATCTGGTATTGGATCCCACGGAGGCGAACAATTTGGCCAAAGATCCAGATCACGCTGCAGATCTCGCGACGATGAGTGCCCAGCTTGACGAGTGGATGACCGCGACCGATGACCCCTTGCTGAAGGGGCCCCTCGACCTGACGGGTTGTATTGTGACCCCCGCCGATGCTTACTCTCCCGCTGGTTGA
- a CDS encoding helix-turn-helix domain-containing protein, whose translation MASARPDPHETSSPSDWKAIHPLLERCAIGPPQGRRGTFPGVLYTICQMLRGSVVMEKDGCRVEATAKDPVWILTTPGTRTQHFSEDAEIISIHFAPGNSANGAEWKGPPIACAQTDEASRQSLENLCTHPAVARLSFEEQINFGRLEWQLDEYLQLQILTLNLFRQALRLAATVDQRFEIPTIEDPRVRSSHRYLAGLDIRQSFSRNDLALRAGITAGQLDRLWRRELGLTPNQFRDQQRLTHACEQLRQADIPIKAIAADLGFVHLSQFSNWFHTRHGESPRSYRKRPGTN comes from the coding sequence ATGGCCTCCGCGCGTCCTGATCCCCACGAAACCTCCTCCCCCTCGGATTGGAAGGCGATTCATCCTCTTCTCGAGCGCTGCGCCATCGGCCCCCCTCAAGGTAGACGCGGCACCTTTCCCGGCGTCCTCTACACCATCTGCCAGATGCTACGGGGCTCGGTCGTCATGGAAAAGGACGGTTGCCGCGTCGAGGCCACAGCCAAAGATCCGGTCTGGATTCTCACCACCCCCGGGACCCGTACTCAGCATTTTTCCGAGGACGCCGAAATCATCTCCATCCATTTCGCTCCGGGCAACTCCGCCAACGGTGCCGAATGGAAAGGCCCGCCCATCGCTTGTGCCCAAACGGATGAAGCCTCTCGCCAAAGCCTCGAGAACCTCTGCACCCACCCCGCGGTCGCGCGTCTGAGCTTTGAGGAGCAAATCAACTTTGGCAGACTGGAATGGCAGCTCGACGAGTACCTCCAACTGCAAATCCTCACCCTCAACCTCTTTCGCCAAGCTCTCCGTCTCGCCGCCACAGTCGACCAACGATTCGAAATTCCCACAATCGAAGATCCCCGCGTGCGCTCCAGCCACCGCTACCTCGCCGGGCTCGACATCCGCCAATCTTTTTCCCGCAACGATCTCGCCCTCCGCGCCGGCATCACCGCCGGCCAACTCGACCGTCTCTGGCGCCGGGAACTCGGCCTCACCCCCAATCAGTTCCGCGATCAGCAACGCCTTACCCACGCCTGCGAACAACTCCGCCAGGCAGACATCCCCATCAAAGCCATCGCCGCCGACCTAGGCTTCGTCCACCTCTCCCAATTCTCCAACTGGTTCCACACCCGCCACGGCGAATCCCCAAGAAGCTACCGCAAACGCCCCGGCACCAACTAA